In Ruminiclostridium papyrosolvens DSM 2782, the following proteins share a genomic window:
- a CDS encoding protein-glutamate methylesterase/protein-glutamine glutaminase, whose protein sequence is MKKIKVLVVDDSLLFREVISRGITLDPEIEVVAKAVDPFDARDKIEEYDPDVMICDIEMPKMNGIEFISRLLPQHMIPIIVVSSISEAVFDAIKAGAVDFILKPDMQISKNVEEFIKELITKVKVAKKSKLPERVRIIGETVSSDMKFDSSKIIAIGASTGGTEAVFNILKQLPPNIPGIVIVQHIPPMFSRMFAERLNNQTGLKVKEANNGDYIEEGKVLVAPGDYHMRIKKTGERYRAEVFQSEKVNGHCPSVDILFESVAREAGNKAVGVILTGMGSDGAKGLLTMRGKGARTIGQDEKSCVVYGMPRVAYDIGAVEKQTSLENIPKLLVSMLK, encoded by the coding sequence ATGAAAAAAATCAAAGTGCTGGTGGTTGACGACAGTTTACTGTTTCGTGAAGTAATTTCAAGAGGAATAACTCTGGACCCGGAAATAGAAGTGGTTGCTAAGGCGGTGGATCCCTTTGATGCCAGAGATAAAATAGAAGAATATGACCCTGATGTTATGATTTGCGACATTGAAATGCCAAAAATGAATGGCATTGAATTTATAAGCAGGCTTTTGCCTCAGCACATGATTCCGATTATTGTGGTAAGCTCTATTAGTGAAGCTGTTTTCGATGCAATAAAAGCCGGAGCAGTGGATTTTATTCTGAAACCTGATATGCAAATATCCAAAAACGTAGAAGAATTTATAAAAGAACTGATAACTAAAGTAAAGGTTGCGAAAAAATCCAAACTGCCGGAGAGAGTCAGAATTATAGGTGAAACAGTTTCCTCTGATATGAAATTTGACAGCAGTAAAATTATAGCAATTGGTGCTTCAACAGGGGGAACTGAAGCTGTTTTCAACATTCTTAAACAGTTGCCTCCAAACATTCCGGGTATAGTTATAGTTCAGCATATACCTCCAATGTTTTCTCGTATGTTCGCCGAAAGACTCAATAATCAAACAGGCTTAAAAGTTAAAGAGGCTAATAACGGTGACTATATTGAAGAAGGAAAAGTACTTGTTGCACCGGGGGATTACCATATGAGAATCAAAAAAACAGGAGAACGTTACAGAGCAGAAGTATTTCAGAGCGAAAAGGTTAACGGACATTGTCCTTCTGTGGATATTCTATTTGAATCAGTGGCAAGGGAAGCCGGAAACAAGGCAGTTGGGGTCATACTAACAGGAATGGGTTCTGACGGAGCAAAAGGATTGCTTACTATGAGAGGAAAAGGCGCCAGGACCATCGGACAGGATGAAAAGTCCTGTGTTGTTTACGGTATGCCAAGAGTTGCATATGATATCGGAGCAGTGGAAAAGCAGACCTCCCTTGAGAATATTCCCAAGCTACTGGTTTCAATGTTAAAATAA
- a CDS encoding DUF1540 domain-containing protein encodes MSVKKMSQPNTGIKCIVNTCHYYMNGDHCTAEQIEVQPRNARDTQETDCATFLPENQ; translated from the coding sequence ATGTCTGTTAAAAAAATGAGTCAGCCCAATACTGGTATAAAATGCATTGTTAATACATGTCACTATTATATGAATGGTGATCACTGTACCGCTGAACAGATAGAAGTTCAGCCTAGAAATGCAAGAGATACCCAGGAAACAGATTGTGCTACATTTTTACCTGAAAACCAGTAA
- a CDS encoding arsenate reductase family protein, producing MNIQIYGAKGFDTQKAERYFKERKISYQYIDLFKYGMSKGEFESVKGAVGISNLINTQSKEYDKLNMRNLGVGKVAQEVLLKNPKLFNSPIVRNGKQATVGFQPDIWNQWE from the coding sequence ATGAATATACAGATTTATGGGGCAAAAGGATTTGATACACAAAAAGCAGAGCGATATTTTAAAGAACGAAAAATCAGCTATCAGTATATAGACCTCTTTAAATACGGAATGAGCAAGGGCGAATTCGAAAGTGTAAAAGGAGCCGTTGGTATAAGTAATTTGATAAATACACAATCAAAGGAATATGATAAACTCAATATGAGAAATCTGGGAGTGGGGAAAGTTGCACAAGAGGTTCTTTTAAAAAATCCCAAGCTCTTTAACAGTCCCATAGTAAGAAATGGAAAACAGGCAACAGTGGGTTTTCAGCCTGATATATGGAATCAATGGGAATAG